In one Buchnera aphidicola (Pemphigus immunis) genomic region, the following are encoded:
- the thrC gene encoding threonine synthase translates to MKLYNLKDNNEKVNFFQAIKLGLGQKQGLFFPLNLPKIKKEKLEELLEMDFITRSSNILSYFIGDEINQKELHNRIKKSFSFSPPRLVKITKNIACFELFHGPTLAFKDFGARFMAQMLSHLNQDGNNSLITILTATSGDTGAAVAHAFYGMKNVRVVILYPKGKISELQEKLFCTLGGNINTIAINGSFDECQTLVKKSFNDLILKTSTGLNSANSINISRLLAQICYYFEAFSLIPREKRKKIVISVPCGNFGNLTAGLLAKSLGLSILSFIASTNANDTVPRFLETGKWEPYTTISTISNAMDISQPNNWPRVEELFLRKKWNLKKLGFGSVSDNETKNTLLELKKLGYISEPHAAIAYKLLKNKLKDDQFGLFLGTAHPAKFKKTVENILNITLPLPKKLAQLDKLPLLSHNMLPNFSQLRKFLLDI, encoded by the coding sequence ATGAAACTTTATAATCTTAAAGATAATAATGAAAAAGTAAATTTCTTTCAAGCTATTAAATTAGGATTAGGTCAAAAACAAGGGCTTTTTTTCCCTTTAAATTTGCCTAAAATTAAAAAAGAAAAATTAGAAGAACTATTAGAAATGGATTTCATTACAAGAAGTAGTAATATTCTTTCATATTTCATTGGTGATGAAATAAATCAAAAAGAATTACATAATCGTATTAAAAAATCGTTCTCATTTTCTCCTCCAAGATTAGTAAAAATTACTAAAAATATAGCATGTTTTGAACTATTTCATGGACCAACGTTAGCTTTTAAAGATTTTGGTGCACGTTTTATGGCTCAAATGTTATCGCATCTCAATCAAGATGGAAATAATTCACTAATCACTATTTTAACTGCAACGTCAGGAGATACAGGTGCAGCAGTAGCTCATGCTTTTTATGGCATGAAAAATGTACGTGTAGTCATTTTATATCCTAAAGGCAAAATTAGTGAACTTCAAGAAAAATTATTTTGCACATTAGGTGGTAATATTAACACAATAGCTATTAACGGCAGTTTTGATGAATGCCAAACACTTGTTAAAAAATCTTTTAATGACCTAATTTTAAAAACAAGTACCGGATTAAATTCTGCCAACTCTATTAACATTAGTCGATTATTAGCACAAATTTGTTATTATTTTGAAGCTTTTTCATTAATACCACGAGAAAAAAGAAAAAAAATAGTCATTTCTGTTCCTTGCGGTAATTTTGGAAACTTAACTGCAGGATTACTAGCGAAATCTCTAGGTTTATCTATTTTATCATTTATAGCATCTACTAACGCCAATGATACTGTACCTCGTTTTCTTGAAACAGGTAAATGGGAACCATATACTACCATTTCTACAATTTCTAACGCAATGGACATTAGTCAACCAAACAATTGGCCAAGAGTAGAAGAATTATTTCTTCGTAAAAAATGGAACTTAAAAAAATTAGGATTTGGTAGTGTATCCGATAACGAAACAAAAAATACTTTATTAGAACTAAAAAAATTAGGTTATATTTCAGAACCCCATGCTGCGATAGCGTATAAATTACTAAAAAATAAATTAAAAGATGATCAATTTGGATTATTTTTAGGTACTGCACATCCTGCAAAATTTAAAAAAACTGTTGAAAATATTTTAAATATCACTTTACCACTACCTAAAAAATTAGCACAACTTGATAAGTTACCTTTATTATCACACAACATGTTACCAAATTTTTCTCAATTACGTAAATTTTTACTAGATATATAG
- the thrB gene encoding homoserine kinase gives MIKIFAPASIGNVGVGFDILGVAISPIDGNLLGDSIEIMSSNQFHLINKGKFANELPSDNKKNIIWQSWNYFCKIIKKDIPVSITLEKNMPIGSGLGSSACSIVAGLVAMNEFCNKPLNTSKLLNLMGKLEGNISGSIHYDNVAPSYLGGLQLIIEENNIISQSIPIFKKWLWIVAWPGVNLSTEVSRALLPKKYTKEICIQHSKNLAGFIHASYTQQPNLATTFIKDIIAEPHRIKLIPNFSYAKKNVLEMGALSCSISGSGPTLFAICENITLAKKIAKWLTKHYLQNKKGFVHICNVNNVGACKIGE, from the coding sequence ATGATAAAAATTTTCGCTCCTGCTTCTATCGGAAATGTAGGAGTTGGATTTGATATCCTCGGTGTAGCTATATCACCAATAGATGGAAACTTATTGGGAGATTCAATAGAAATTATGTCATCAAATCAATTCCATCTAATTAATAAAGGGAAATTCGCTAATGAATTACCATCGGATAATAAAAAAAATATTATATGGCAGTCTTGGAATTATTTTTGTAAAATCATAAAAAAAGATATTCCAGTTAGCATTACTTTAGAAAAAAATATGCCTATTGGTTCAGGTTTAGGATCTAGTGCATGCTCTATAGTAGCTGGATTAGTTGCAATGAATGAATTTTGCAATAAACCTTTAAATACCTCAAAATTATTAAATTTAATGGGAAAATTAGAAGGAAATATATCTGGCAGTATACATTATGATAATGTAGCACCTTCCTATCTTGGAGGATTACAATTAATTATTGAAGAAAATAATATTATTAGTCAATCTATTCCTATATTTAAGAAATGGCTATGGATAGTTGCTTGGCCAGGAGTGAATTTATCAACTGAAGTATCAAGAGCTTTATTACCTAAAAAATATACAAAAGAAATATGCATACAACACAGTAAAAACTTAGCTGGATTTATTCATGCTTCTTATACACAACAACCTAATCTAGCTACTACGTTCATAAAAGATATAATTGCAGAACCACATCGTATAAAATTAATACCCAATTTTTCTTATGCAAAAAAAAATGTTTTAGAAATGGGAGCCCTCAGTTGCAGTATTTCTGGATCAGGACCAACTTTATTCGCTATATGCGAAAATATTACTCTTGCAAAAAAAATAGCTAAATGGCTTACTAAACATTATTTACAAAATAAAAAAGGATTCGTACATATCTGTAATGTAAATAATGTTGGTGCATGTAAAATAGGAGAATAA
- the thrA gene encoding bifunctional aspartate kinase/homoserine dehydrogenase I, which translates to MRILKFGGTSLANAGRFLHVANIVENKVKHEQIGIVLSAPATITNCLIEIIEKTIKQENIEQNVNETKHIFLKILEKINLLQNKFPYKKLKIIIDKEFIKLKKIFYGIYLLGQCPDNIYAKIICRGEILSVIIMKGILESRNYKITIIDPVKNLLGIGTYLESEINISESSKRINAMNIPDDHIILMSGFIAGNKKGELVVLGRNGSDYSASILSSCLNANYCEIWTDVDGIYTCDPKKVPDAKLLTSLTYQEAIELSYLGAKVLHPRTIFPISKLKIPCLIKNTSKPNAKGTLICSENKDKKENIKGITYLNNISMFHIVGPGMKDMTEIAARIFTVISYNNIWVILVTQSSAEHSIDFCIPQKNIIRVKSILKNEFHLELKNGLINSFNIVKNLAIMSIVSSNINNKPHISAYFLSALANAKINIMAIAQGSSENSISVVINNSNLTNAIKTTHQVLFNENQIIEIFLIGIGGIGNTLLKQIYDQKHWLKEKKIDLKICGIANSKKLLINMQGISLENWEKCFENTKNSFTFKKIINTIKEYPLINPVLIDCTADEDLSYQYTNFLSNGFHVVTSNKKANTTDLSYYKKIRDIAVQFKKKFLYDTNVGAGLPVIDNLQNLLNSGDKLIHFKGILSGSLSFIFGQLEEGIPLSQATQNAKDIGFTEPDPRDDLSGIDVARKLLILAREVGYEIELKDIKIENLLPDTFQNISNLKTFMEKLKELDPLFSARVQQEKNKGKVLRFVGIINPTGQCQVKIEAVDKKDPLYTIKNGENALAFYSKYYQPIPLVLRGYGAGNNVTAAGVFSDVLRTLSYKSGV; encoded by the coding sequence TGGTGGTACATCACTAGCAAATGCAGGACGATTTTTACATGTAGCTAACATTGTTGAAAATAAAGTTAAACATGAACAAATAGGAATAGTTCTTTCTGCTCCTGCAACAATTACTAACTGTTTAATTGAAATTATTGAAAAAACTATTAAACAAGAAAATATAGAACAAAATGTTAATGAAACAAAACATATTTTTTTAAAAATTTTAGAAAAAATAAATTTATTACAAAATAAATTTCCTTATAAAAAATTAAAAATCATTATTGACAAAGAATTTATAAAATTAAAAAAAATTTTTTATGGAATTTATTTATTAGGTCAATGTCCAGACAATATTTATGCTAAAATTATTTGTCGTGGTGAAATATTATCAGTAATTATTATGAAAGGGATACTTGAATCGCGTAATTATAAAATTACTATAATTGATCCTGTTAAAAATTTACTTGGTATAGGAACTTATTTAGAATCTGAAATTAATATTTCAGAATCCAGTAAACGTATTAATGCAATGAATATTCCCGATGACCATATCATCCTTATGTCTGGATTTATAGCTGGTAATAAAAAAGGAGAATTAGTAGTATTAGGTCGAAATGGTTCTGATTATTCCGCTTCAATTTTATCTTCTTGTTTAAACGCAAATTATTGCGAAATTTGGACAGATGTAGATGGTATATATACTTGCGATCCTAAAAAAGTACCAGATGCAAAATTATTAACATCACTAACATATCAAGAAGCAATAGAACTATCTTATTTAGGAGCAAAAGTACTACATCCACGAACTATTTTTCCAATATCTAAATTAAAAATTCCTTGTTTAATTAAAAATACTTCCAAACCCAATGCCAAGGGAACATTAATTTGCAGCGAAAATAAAGACAAAAAAGAAAATATAAAAGGAATTACTTATCTAAATAATATATCTATGTTCCACATAGTGGGACCAGGTATGAAAGATATGACAGAAATTGCAGCACGAATATTTACTGTTATTTCATATAATAACATCTGGGTAATATTAGTTACACAATCTTCAGCGGAACATAGTATCGATTTTTGTATTCCTCAAAAAAATATTATACGCGTAAAATCTATATTAAAAAATGAATTTCATCTTGAGCTAAAAAATGGATTAATAAACTCCTTTAATATAGTCAAAAATTTAGCAATTATGTCAATAGTAAGTTCCAATATAAACAATAAACCTCATATTTCTGCCTATTTTCTTTCAGCTTTAGCTAATGCCAAAATCAACATTATGGCTATAGCACAAGGATCATCTGAAAATTCTATATCTGTAGTTATTAATAATTCTAATTTAACAAATGCAATAAAAACAACTCACCAAGTTTTATTTAATGAAAATCAAATTATCGAAATATTTCTGATAGGTATTGGTGGAATCGGAAATACTTTATTAAAACAAATCTATGATCAAAAACATTGGTTAAAAGAAAAAAAAATTGATCTTAAAATATGTGGAATAGCTAACTCCAAAAAATTACTCATAAACATGCAAGGTATTTCACTAGAAAATTGGGAAAAATGTTTTGAAAATACAAAAAATTCTTTTACTTTTAAAAAAATAATTAATACAATTAAAGAATATCCTTTAATAAATCCTGTGCTAATCGATTGTACAGCAGATGAAGATTTATCTTATCAATACACTAATTTCCTTTCCAATGGTTTCCATGTTGTTACTTCCAACAAAAAAGCAAACACCACAGATTTATCATACTACAAAAAAATTAGAGATATTGCTGTCCAATTCAAAAAAAAATTTTTATATGATACAAATGTGGGAGCTGGACTACCTGTTATCGATAATCTACAAAATTTATTAAATTCAGGAGATAAATTGATCCATTTTAAAGGTATCTTGTCTGGTTCTTTATCATTTATTTTTGGACAATTAGAAGAAGGAATTCCTTTGTCTCAAGCAACTCAAAATGCCAAAGACATAGGTTTCACAGAACCAGATCCTCGAGATGATTTATCAGGTATTGATGTTGCAAGAAAATTATTAATTTTAGCTCGAGAAGTTGGATACGAAATAGAACTAAAAGATATCAAAATAGAAAATTTATTACCTGATACATTTCAAAATATTTCAAATTTAAAAACTTTTATGGAAAAACTAAAAGAACTAGATCCTTTATTTTCTGCACGAGTACAACAAGAAAAAAATAAAGGAAAAGTATTACGTTTTGTCGGAATAATCAATCCAACAGGTCAATGTCAAGTAAAAATAGAAGCAGTAGATAAAAAAGACCCTTTATATACAATAAAAAATGGAGAAAATGCATTAGCATTTTATAGTAAATATTACCAACCAATACCTTTAGTATTACGGGGATACGGTGCAGGAAATAATGTAACAGCAGCAGGTGTATTTTCCGATGTATTACGTACATTATCATATAAGTCAGGAGTATAA